The following is a genomic window from Bombus affinis isolate iyBomAffi1 unplaced genomic scaffold, iyBomAffi1.2 ctg00000774.1, whole genome shotgun sequence.
agtgattctgaaaagaagagacggagagaaagaagtaactctaatagtaatgattcttataaattaaaaagattgaagaagtcaaagaaacgtaagaagtacgattgctcgtctgaaagatcaagtaaaaaacgagacgacgagaaagatcaagatctcgatcatttagtaggcagtaatattttccaggaacgtattcggtcattttactttcaagataaattgtacaattttatttatacagattttataataaagtgtatttttacaaaagtatatttcttttcttacccttaactgaaaattacatttaattataatatgtaataatgtttacaattacatcaaagttaatgtcctaaactttatcaataattattaaaaatccccgcgtattgcttacgtaatgttgatatcgagtaataccatacataacctcaaagaacattatgatacttacgaacatcgttaaacaagtagtgcgaacgatgtcgagtaagtattcactatgtataaagtatttataaataaaaagtatgggaaatatataaccgagtgtatttaacttttccaacattttagcatttcgcttggcgttggtacaacttcaagtaaatgaagtaaaaagcaaaaatgtagagcgggcagtttcctacatttcaagcgcgaaagagcataatgctgatattatcgctcttcctgaatgctttaattcaccatatggaatacgtaataatttgtttctttttctaataatttattatatgtataacaactatatagaaaaaagtaaaagtagacaaattaccttaacgttcatacttccataaagattgtgaattgactcgagaatatagaatttccccatttttatgattatcgtgatttttgtataaatatattttttaagatactaataattagatacttataaactagtattatcaattattttgtatttataattccacctataatagttaaaaattaaagttagttaaaatctaactttatgtttcaaaaagtactagcaaagtcgttaagtaacaagtcactggtactgacccaaatagcatgattgtaattaaacatttctaaatattcatttttcatcttgaacctgtagaaacaatttattatatgtactattatctaagtaattatatatttaagtaaatctaaatataaaatttagttattttaataatttaaaaaataaaaaattgacaaacatttcaacctaatttatggttggaacaaaggacagttatttttcattaattgaaatattgcaatgcagaatagtttccaaaatacgccgagagtattcctgatgaaacggtgaaacgagcgttgctttatcgaaggcagctaaggaaaacagcatttatgtagttggtggtacgatacctgaaatagagggcgataaattgtacaatacctgtactatttggggtcccgatggaactttgatagcaaaacaccggaaggtaaataatatacctccatgtggctttgaaattgaaaatattggggtggagaaagtgactctatctaggaataatttaggaatatgcatatgtacatacgtgtactataaccaattctataatttaaaaaatatgttataggtttataaaatacgttttgatacgagaaacatacatttttgtcgtaatataatatataaatttttgtacaatatatttgttttgtaatataaatttttcacataggaaaaaacttattttttcttaaaaaatattccttctcaaatattattaaatgataaaactttttaataaaagaaagtgataaaaacgctgtcagttattaaataaaaaacaattaaagtttagaagttcgtaacattgatgttaaattacaaaagttacagcaatagagttagcaactatatttttatgttattaggtacatctattcgacatcgacattcccaacaagattactttccgagagagtgattcactcagtcctggtaattccctaacaatgtttgatgtgaagggctgcaaaataggtattggcatttgctatgatatcagattcgaggaaatggcacgcatttatcggaacaaaggtacagtagcttaatcgaacaatacttaactagcatgaaagtaactatctttcttaaatatattctatataaaatataatcaatataatctgtaactctgtataaaaaggagcttaatttaaaaaaccagtatattcgctgaaaatgaaataaataaaagaattagaagcacgacaagaggactgttctcgcatattcataaattatggaatatggactgtgcagctacaaagttaactaaaattcagtggtctcgtatttcccatttctctgtgttaggttgccaaatgctgatatatccggcggcattcaatatgaccactggaccactgcactggtcattacttcagcgttccagagcgaatgacaatcaattatacgtcgcctgtatatcaccggctcgtgttccttcagcaagttatgtcgcatggggacatacacagttgacaaatccctgggggaaaatcctttatgatttggaaactcaggaaaatatggtggtcaccgatatcggtaatttccagcttaacattaaaagcgagaaatccatgatgtaattaacttttagtctcgttggttcatcgattttgccggctccctctgtatttgttgaatttattagcaagcattacttattacttcgtatgtttttcttttctctcagatttgaaagttgttgaggaagtaagggctcagatacctacattttctcaaagacgtacggatttgtacgacactgtctataaaaaggagtaactctacactgaaacagaaaatgttttcttataatatttctactacaataccgttttttttttttttttttttttttatgacttattactaattacttatcatttgtactaaatgaataactcaattaagaaaaccaaaatgttataaataataatctgtatatcttgtgtatcaatatgtaattggatattgtaataatattggaatgtctttgatcagggatatgataaagaacacgcgaagactacgttcttttgaacatctttaatatccatcatttataacattaaacatctttttaaatatttagatagattaatacgtaactctttatatatataaacattaatttgaagttacaagcttagagaaattggtcgattaatatttatagatcggctgtcttgatgaaaggcttaaagaaagcaaaaacataacaatgtcgcaaatataatttatagtttaacttctttcttgtatctgtctgcctttcacgatgttttaccaattacaataagtaatttcgacttctttgcgctccgttttaacgcattcgagaccgaaagaaattcatatcaatcagtaggcataatatatataactgtacataatatattatagtataacatagtatataattttatattttaaaaacatgaggcataaaatttaagattgtcatcgacttaaaattaaaatatgaaaagaatattccagagagagaaaagcacagtatcattctaacaaaacattcagatcgtactgacacccaggaatcgtattacaataaaatctcggtctcgaatgaattaacacgaacgattaacatgaaacacacttgcggcttaaacaccttcgatatcgaggaaattcaaactttacaaataaaagcagcctgttcctctttccaccacagactctcataccatatccgctcttatccaggcttttacttgaaatctctgtctatttacaatttaaatttacccggaccactcgttgagtcggcagccctttataaatatataatgaacccagaacatatacctgtgcccctagctggtatcagctctagtaacgttcataccggaactttcatacgacgccaatttgtcacgcgtgaacatcgattctttcaggggtcacggctttatgggattatatcctttaaagtaattaaagtgatactaatgatacagaattttttacaaatatttaatatgtccataaaataggaagtttcgtgctctcttattttatattaattataaattagtaagttttacatttgttatctatagatttaataaattattaaaattccatgaagacatattctggaacacattagaagattttgctgtaatttacaacggatgctccgagtacgaacaggcagtaaacgaacaaatagaaattcaggctattgtggtagtatagctcacgtgggattttaagctcgaattggacttaaacgttacgatcgtcgtgaataattacgatatataccctgtacgacgagcagagaatcttaaattattaacggcaattcctttgtgcaaagtgcaattttattaacggcctgtaacgaatgaacggctcgttttgaataaagtttacatttagaaagtaaacacagaaacacattttaagaaactaagatatcgagttctacttgtaaacatcaagtgctcttcgtttgagaagattacgagtctcttcttcgataacgacattaattaagaagtttcgataccgtttatgacattaagatctcattagtaaagttatatcattaaaatcttactgttcctagagaatataatatagttaaaacttccagaggatcaacaggtaaagaaattgttgataaaagcattgttagtgacaactgactgtaatcgatatctgctgggtgaagttgtgtgttctgagaatctgtgttaatgcaaggattctgttacaaatcatcaactaaagagccagcgggcacgtccgaccgatcgatcgataccacgaacctcgaatgaattaacgctcaaggtggaacggatttaatagatcgagtgttagtgtaatttgacactttgtttacacttgctttatgcaaacaaagtttgatgttctgaactcgatggttataagatcttattgaaactccagtatttcacccgcacggtacgacactttgttgatgattgtccttgtatgttgttgatactccccatcagccgttaaattttgttcgtctatcgtacttttctagccagaggttttccctgatgtttttccctactgtctaagtcatcaggtttgcagctcggggaggacagataattcggaatttcccaaaggaaggagaggtgccgtccgagccataaagggacggtcactcaaaatgccgaatagattcatttaaataattatgagaaacaagtaagttttgtaagcacaagttttcaaatgttatagtttgaatctgttcttataattttaaaaagaccttacagccaggatctctaaaaaattcgatgaaaattctcatgagacatcaattgaaacaattaaacgcaacagagaatgggtataatcatataattcctccccatttcaaaattcattcatatacatcgatttttgttttcatatttgttttatgtgtgaagaatatgtatttattggcatcaaaatattttctgtttcaattcctggtcattttagatcgaaacttccaaatatcgttgattaaaaattttttaatttttaaaatgaaaggcactagttataggacaaaaagttgtttcaattatttgaacattctgcttcattcctacaataacatattttattttaaatgaaaacaagaaacaatactattgtgtataagtttaacggagtgacacaggtgatttgtagctaacactgtagctaacatagtttctgcaatataccctttaatcgaatagaaacaaggggattttagaaatttctattaaccgacagtattgtcaacaagttttaacaatgactgaaggttgcaaaattaaatataaaatgatctattaatagcatatgcagtgttaaatttgtaaataagcagtttatcttttaagaataacaaagacaccagaaaataaaaataaagaatattctaattatattgcaaactaacgaataatgtaaagaatttatttttgttatctatatcacagattttaggtaaaatattaatttacttattattaggagattgaatttgaaatataattataatttataagggacacctttaaactagcagatatttggtagcagttctctagcctttgtacaatataacacagttcagtttaattgagtttaatacctttgaccagccagtttccaatttcatttatggcataatctcctgacaatttcatacccttcgaaagaaacacgattttctattattgttttacaatcgcggaatatgatcagtgtttcaattaagctccactgttttaatttcccgtctacgcacgatgtgggtacaccgtttttttgttgtttttagatacaagtgacgagaaattatgaaatgatattttaaatttaaactgatttcattcattgatttattgtagcgacaatggtaacttgtttaaataaagattttataaataaaatatttaaggtctaaaataataaattaacacatgtgaaaacattaaagctgttacccttattcatggtcttgttggaacgtgtttaacgagcgtaacgtaggcgtgaaaacgaaaacgttgagactcttgtggcgtaaaaagactgaattcctcataaaaatacaagaaacgaatacaagaaacgtgcacatagtttattctcgaccttggatacatagaaccaaaaaaaaaaaaagaaaaaaaaaatgggttttctgaaactttcgtttctcgtgatgagtactttatgatgcaataaaaaattttgtctgaaaattatactcaagatcaatttcatgatccattttctctaacagatctccatcttccacagctataacaaataattttttcacactctatacatttaacatcgattataattctgataattgaaacaccgaacatcaatgtgtttattcactacgctaacacagataacaattaacaactttgacaacttcctggacaccctgggcaatagattcatagctggattcctcggctgatctctcctctgatcattcccccgtgatagtaacataaatgtcccctcctattgaacccttcacttgtgcagagatcatagaagcaatcagtcgcctaaaccccaagaaagcagcaggtcaccacctaataggaaataaagcaatcaagtaacttccgataaaagggattgcactggaaaaaaacaagagattaa
Proteins encoded in this region:
- the LOC126928269 gene encoding omega-amidase NIT2-like isoform X2, coding for MFDVKGCKIGIGICYDIRFEEMARIYRNKGCQMLIYPAAFNMTTGPLHWSLLQRSRANDNQLYVACISPARVPSASYVAWGHTQLTNPWGKILYDLETQENMVVTDIDLKVVEEVRAQIPTFSQRRTDLYDTVYKKE